Below is a genomic region from Pseudomonas berkeleyensis.
CGACGGACAGGCTCGCCCGCTCAGCGAGGCCGACCTTCACGGTATTCGCCATGACGATCCGCAGTTGCCTGAATGGCTACGCAGGCCCGCGACCGGTGGCACCAGCAGCGCCACCTCCATCGGCTTCGATCAGGCCGGGATCTTCCGGCGCCTGTTGGCGATGGTCGATAGCCCACGCCTGCACCTGATCGCGGCCGGCCTGCACAACCGCCAGGGCGATACGGTGGGCGTGCTGGTGCTGCTGCAACGCGATACCGGCGAGAACAGCGAAAGCATGCTCAGCCCGGAGCGTGTGGCTTTCGTCGATGCGGTGTCCGGCAGCGCCGCGCTGTGTATCGAAAGCCAACGCCTGCTGGCCAGGCAGAAACAGTTGCTCGACGCCTTCATCCAGTTGATCGCCGGCGCCATCGACGCCAAGAGCCCTTATACCGGCGGCCACTGCCAGCGCGTACCGGAAATCACCCTGATGCTGGCCCGCGCCGCTGCCGACAGCGACGCCCCCGAGTTTCGTGACTACAAGCCCAGCGACGAGGAGTGGGAGGCGCTGCACATCGCCGCCTGGCTGCACGATTGCGGCAAGGTCACCACCCCCGAGTACGTGGTGGACAAGGCAACCAAGCTGGAGACCCTCTACGACCGCATCCATGAAATACGCATGCGTTTCGAAGTGCTCAAGCGCGATGCCTGGATCGCTTACTGGAAAGGTCGCGCCGAAGGCGGCGACGAAACGGCGCTGGCCGCCCTGCGCGAGGAACTGCTGGCGACCCTGGATGACGAGTTCGCCTTCATCGCCCGCATCAACCTCGGCGGCGAGGCCATGGCCGATGCCGACCAGGCGCGCCTTGGACAGATCGCCGAACGGCGCTGGCTGCGTACCCTCGACAATCGGCTAGGAGTCTCCTGGGAGGAAGGCAAACGCCTGGAACAGTCGCCTGCCGCCAGCCTGCCGGTGGAAGAGCCGTTGCTGGCAGACCGCCCCGAACACCTGATCGAGCGTGCGGCCCAGGAATCGATCACGGCGGACAATCGCTGGGGCTTCAAACTGGACGTGCCGCAATACAAGTTCAACCGTGGCGAACTGCATAACCTGAGCATCGCCCGCGGCACCCTGACGGCCGAAGAGCGCTACATCATCAACCACCACATCGTGCAGACCATCCTGATGCTCGACCGGCTGCCCTTCCCCAAGCACTTGCGCAACGTCTCCGAAATCGCCGGTGGTCATCACGAGAAAATGGACGGCACTGGTTATCCCAAGCGCCTGACCCGCGAGCAGATGAGCCTGCCGGCACGCATGATGGCGATTGCCGATATCTTCGAAGCGCTGACCGCGGTGGATCGCCCCTACAAGAAGGGCAAGACCTTGTCCGAAGCGCTGAACATCATGGTCGGCATGTGCAAGGGCGCGCACATCGATCCGCAATTGTTCGCCCTGTTCCTGCGCAGCGGTATTCATCGGCGCTACGCCGAACGCTTCATGAAGGCCGAGCAGATCGACGAGGTGGACGAGCAGGCGCTGCTGGAAAAGGCAGGCATCGCGTAGAGGCGGAGCGATGCCTGGCATCGCCCGCCACGGCGGCTCAGAGGTATTTCAACCAGCGGATGTCACGGCGACGCGCCTTGAGCCGGGCGAACCACTGCGTCGGCGGGAACAACAACACAGCCAACAGCACCGTGGCGGCCCACACCCAGGGCATCGAATCGAAACCGAAGTAGTGCCCCTGGTTCGCGCCCCAGATGGCGAGGGCACTGACGTAGAGCAGCTTCAGCACGTACAGGTGCAGTAGATAGAAGAACATCGGCGCACTGCCGAATACGGCCAGAACCCTTACCATGCGGCCGTCATTGCGCCGCTCGAAATACGCCAGCAGCAGCAGGCCAAGCCCCAGCGTCAATGCCAGGAACAGCAGCGACGGCGGGTACTTGGTGATGTTGAACAATGCCATCAGCATTTGCAGGCCGGTCTCCTCGATTGCCCAGGGCTTCTCGCCATAGCCATTGACCAGGCGCAGCACCACGAACAGTGTCAGCGCGCCGAAACCGGCAGTGCGTAAATGCTGCAGGCGTTGCTCAGGCGCGCTCGACCAGCGAAACCACGGGCCGATCACATAGCCCAGCGCGATCACGCCTATCCACGGCAATACCGGGTACGAGGTACGCAGACGCAGCGTGTCGGAGAACTCGATCCAGCCACGGTCATGCAGCACCGCCCACGGCACGTGCATCGCCGACTCCAGCGGAAAGTGCAAGCCATCGAGCAGGTTGTGCCCGGTCACCAGCACCAGGCCCAGCACGGCCAGTAGCGCGCGCGGCAGCCATAGCAGCAGAGACAGCGCCAACATGCTCAGGCCGATGGCCCAGATCACTTGCAGGTAGATCACCGTGGGCGGGAACTGGAACGTCCAGGCGAAGTTGACCAGGGTGAGCTCCAGTACCACGAGGAACAGCCCGCGCTTGAACAGAAAGGCACAGGTCGC
It encodes:
- a CDS encoding HD domain-containing phosphohydrolase, with translation MSNTAVPRQRRFPLHVHISVLFTLLLLFTGVILGLFNYQQTSRLIFSSSETLFERIQVDVQKDLDSTYRPIRHLLSLLALNPSTQANNLEDRLALLPLFVQALRDNPKLASVYLGYEDGDFFMVRPLRSDMLKQRFDAPDKAAYQVWSIDRSATGTASDYLFYDGSLNQLSRRQKLSEPYDPRERDWFKRARSDGGQITTAPYLFFSTQEIGTTLARRSGLTTVLGADLTLDDLSATLASHRVTPNSEVVLADADGNAVAYIDSSRLLKEVDGKVSLVKVRELNPALGELLAGDLTEQDQGVVELAKQRWVMAHRHIQEGGPQGLHLALLVPEQEMLAEAYRIRWQGALITLTTLLLCLPLGWLTSRLVVKPLRSLVQEAQAIRRFDFTHPASGRSPILEVDQLAVSMSSMKDTLSSFLDIAASLSAETHFETLLKRVMDATVSISSAQGGLLYLLDSDTGRLEPQGLVIDGQARPLSEADLHGIRHDDPQLPEWLRRPATGGTSSATSIGFDQAGIFRRLLAMVDSPRLHLIAAGLHNRQGDTVGVLVLLQRDTGENSESMLSPERVAFVDAVSGSAALCIESQRLLARQKQLLDAFIQLIAGAIDAKSPYTGGHCQRVPEITLMLARAAADSDAPEFRDYKPSDEEWEALHIAAWLHDCGKVTTPEYVVDKATKLETLYDRIHEIRMRFEVLKRDAWIAYWKGRAEGGDETALAALREELLATLDDEFAFIARINLGGEAMADADQARLGQIAERRWLRTLDNRLGVSWEEGKRLEQSPAASLPVEEPLLADRPEHLIERAAQESITADNRWGFKLDVPQYKFNRGELHNLSIARGTLTAEERYIINHHIVQTILMLDRLPFPKHLRNVSEIAGGHHEKMDGTGYPKRLTREQMSLPARMMAIADIFEALTAVDRPYKKGKTLSEALNIMVGMCKGAHIDPQLFALFLRSGIHRRYAERFMKAEQIDEVDEQALLEKAGIA
- a CDS encoding DUF1624 domain-containing protein: MSSNRLLSIDALRGLVILFMLLDHVRETFYLHQQVGDPMDVTATEPALFFSRTLAHLCAPVFILLTGLSAFLYGEKQMSRAATCAFLFKRGLFLVVLELTLVNFAWTFQFPPTVIYLQVIWAIGLSMLALSLLLWLPRALLAVLGLVLVTGHNLLDGLHFPLESAMHVPWAVLHDRGWIEFSDTLRLRTSYPVLPWIGVIALGYVIGPWFRWSSAPEQRLQHLRTAGFGALTLFVVLRLVNGYGEKPWAIEETGLQMLMALFNITKYPPSLLFLALTLGLGLLLLAYFERRNDGRMVRVLAVFGSAPMFFYLLHLYVLKLLYVSALAIWGANQGHYFGFDSMPWVWAATVLLAVLLFPPTQWFARLKARRRDIRWLKYL